The Natronomonas salsuginis genomic sequence GCGCCGAGGTCGACGCGGCGGCCGGTGACACGCTCGGTGACGCCTTCGAACGGCTCCTCGGGGCCCATCCCGACCTCGAACCCACCGTCGTCGACTCCGACGGCGAGCTGCGAGAACACATTCGGCTGTTACACAACGGCGACGACCCGTTCGCGAACGGTGAAGGGTTCGACACCGTCCTCGAGGCGGACGACCAACTC encodes the following:
- a CDS encoding ubiquitin-like small modifier protein 1, with protein sequence MEWRLFANLAEAAGTKRAEVDAAAGDTLGDAFERLLGAHPDLEPTVVDSDGELREHIRLLHNGDDPFANGEGFDTVLEADDQLALFPPVSGGRR